From Pirellulaceae bacterium:
ACAATCATCATCGTGTTGTGTTGTTTGTCCTGTTGTAAATCCAACAGTAAGTCGCTTACGGCGTCAGCCGTTGAGCGGTCCAGATTGCCAGTTGGTTCATCGGCGAGAAGTAGCATGGGTTGGTGAATCAATGCTCGAGCAATGGCCACTCGTTGTCGTTCGCCGCCAGAAAGTTCGCTTGGGCGGTGACTTAAACGGTCAGATAAGCCCACTCGGTCGAGCAACTCTTTGGCTCGATTGATTTCTGTCGCGGTCGATTTGCCCTGCGCAAGCGTCGGCACTAGTACGTTTTCAAAAGCGGAAAGCTGTGGCAGCAAGTGGTGATCCTGGAAAATAAAGCCCACCCGCTGATTCCGGAAATCTGCCAGTTCTTGGTCGCCCAGCGTGAAGGCATTTTGCTCTTGAAGACGGACTTGGCCGGAGCTGGGACGTTCCAAGGCGCCGACGATATATAACAAAGTGCTTTTGCCCGAACCACTAGGGCCAACGATTGCGAGGTTCTCACCCAGAGACATTTCAAACGAAATATCATTGAGGATCCCTAGGGATTTGCCTCGAGTTTCGTACGACTTTGAAAGATGTTCAATGACGAGGTCAGGCATGGCGACAACAAGGGAAATTGGGGGAGTGATGAGAGCAACAACGCATGTGCTCATAGGTTATCAGGTCAGTTCTTGCTTTGGCTACCAGTTTGTGTCTTAACCGAGTTCGCTTTGCAGCAGCGCTAGACCAGCCAGCCCGTAAAACGTGTATTCAACATCGCAGGCTTCGTCCCATTCGGCGCCGTGGAAACCGCCCGCTGTCCGTTCCATTCCCGCGAAGTAATCCAAGGCCGCCTGGCAATCAATGGCGTCCTTGGCGGCTAAGTCGATCAAGGTCAATACACCCGTGAAAGTGCTGAGCGTATCTGCGATCGGAATGCGCGAATTAGCGCGAATTCCTCCCGTCTCGACCTGCATGTCACTGAGGAAATCGATCGTGTCTTCCGAGGTTTCAGCTTCCAATGCACCCAGCATTCGCAAGGTTCCTATTGCTGCGGCCGTCGGGTTCGTTCCCGCCCGCTTACTGACACGAATCTCGCGAAACCCACCTCCGTCGGCTGCTTGAGAGAGGATGAATTTCACAATTCGTTCGGGTTCAGCAGCTGGACGCGTAATCAGCTCGCGGCAAAGTAGCACGAGAAAGGTGTGGTAGGTACTACTGGCCTTGCCTTCCGCCCCTTTTGCATATCCGCCGTCGTCGCACCGTAATTTTTCTAGTTCTTCGGCGACTGCATCGGCCCAGTTCGGTGCAGCAGCGGCGAAGATGTCTTGGCCCGTGGCCGCGGCGATCAAATTCGCGCCGTAAATCAGCGAAAAAAAATCGACGATCGATTCCTGGCCAGACATCCTCGTTCGGAGGAAGTTCGCAGCTCGATCAGCAATTTCTCCGTCAAGCAGTCCAAGGATTGCCATGCTTCTGAGGCCAAAGCCCGTGTAGTACAGATCGCTATCACCTTCTCGCCCCGCGAATCCGCCGTCATCCCGCTGCGATTCGGTCAAGAAATGGGCATGCCTGGCTCGTACTTCTGTCGGCAATTGCGCCGTGGCGAGAGCAAGCCGAACAGTCAGGGATTCAAGGTAAGAAAGCATGATGACAAGCGGCTACGTAGCGAGCCCCTCGAGCTTGTCACGAACTTTCGTCGGAATCTCGGTAGAGGACCAATGGCCGTCCTCTTGACGACAGCAAACGGTTGTGATCTGGCCGCTCGCAATTTTACGGTCGTTACATAGAAATTGAAAATCGTAGGTGACACTGCGTTTACCGAGTTTCGTTACCGTCACCTCGATATCGATGAGCTCCTCAAACCGAACCGGATTGCGATAGTCGCATGACGCAGAAATACGTGGCCAGCTGACTGCATTCTCTTCGTGCTTTGGCATCACACTCATTTCAATGCTGCGGAGTGCAGCATGCTCGGCTTGTTCCATCCAAACAAAGAAGACGGAAAAGTGAGCAATTCCAGCCGCATCCGTGTCGCGAAATTCGACGCGTCGACTTGTTCTAAATGCATTGCCCATCGTGATCTCGGGGGAGTACCTGGCATCAATCGATCTGTTTGCACCCATACTCTGCGCAAGAATAATGGCTCACCCCGTGCAGGACGAGCCATTCTTTTGTGTCCGATTGGAGCTAGGAGTCAGTCGCCAACG
This genomic window contains:
- a CDS encoding ABC transporter ATP-binding protein, producing MPDLVIEHLSKSYETRGKSLGILNDISFEMSLGENLAIVGPSGSGKSTLLYIVGALERPSSGQVRLQEQNAFTLGDQELADFRNQRVGFIFQDHHLLPQLSAFENVLVPTLAQGKSTATEINRAKELLDRVGLSDRLSHRPSELSGGERQRVAIARALIHQPMLLLADEPTGNLDRSTADAVSDLLLDLQQDKQHNTMMIVVTHSSTLAARLQKCYELDCGQIK
- a CDS encoding terpene cyclase/mutase family protein, translating into MLSYLESLTVRLALATAQLPTEVRARHAHFLTESQRDDGGFAGREGDSDLYYTGFGLRSMAILGLLDGEIADRAANFLRTRMSGQESIVDFFSLIYGANLIAAATGQDIFAAAAPNWADAVAEELEKLRCDDGGYAKGAEGKASSTYHTFLVLLCRELITRPAAEPERIVKFILSQAADGGGFREIRVSKRAGTNPTAAAIGTLRMLGALEAETSEDTIDFLSDMQVETGGIRANSRIPIADTLSTFTGVLTLIDLAAKDAIDCQAALDYFAGMERTAGGFHGAEWDEACDVEYTFYGLAGLALLQSELG
- a CDS encoding thioesterase family protein, which codes for MGNAFRTSRRVEFRDTDAAGIAHFSVFFVWMEQAEHAALRSIEMSVMPKHEENAVSWPRISASCDYRNPVRFEELIDIEVTVTKLGKRSVTYDFQFLCNDRKIASGQITTVCCRQEDGHWSSTEIPTKVRDKLEGLAT